From the Cryptomeria japonica chromosome 2, Sugi_1.0, whole genome shotgun sequence genome, one window contains:
- the LOC131048689 gene encoding reticulon-like protein B23 → MEHKITATRKPGMPLVILICGSLVYYHCAVRNSSMVSLICDVLIVLLCSLAVLGMLFRQMNICVPVDPLEWQISQETANKVAACMANTVGATESVLRVAASGHDKKLFLKATVVLYLLSVLGRAASGATVAYAALWIISLIFCSSKLSPDATRQPQYLNRKRDGTKTGGQEN, encoded by the exons ATGGAACACAAAATTACAGCAACGAGGAAACCGGGAATGCCTCTGGTGATTCTCATATGCGGAAGTCTGGTGTATTATCACTGTGCTGTAAGGAATTCCAGCATGGTTTCTCTCATCTGTGATGTCTTGATTGTTCTCTTATGTTCCCTTGCAGTTTTGGGAATGCTCTTCCGTCAGATGAATATTTG CGTTCCTGTGGACCCTTTGGAATGGCAAATTTCACAGGAGACTGCAAATAAAGTTGCTGCATGCATGGCAAATACAGTTGGTGCTACTGAATCTGTTCTTAGAGTTGCTGCAAGTGGTCATGACAAGAAACTATTCCTCAAGGCAA CTGTTGTCCTTTATCTATTATCTGTTCTGGGAAGAGCAGCATCAGGTGCCACGGTTGCATATGCAG CATTATGGATTATTTCATTGATCTTCTGCTCATCAAAGTTGTCACCGGATGCAACTCGTCAACCTCAATACCTTAATAGAAAGAGAGATGGAACAAAGACTGGAGGGCAGGAAAATTGA